From Cryptococcus neoformans var. neoformans B-3501A chromosome 6, whole genome shotgun sequence, the proteins below share one genomic window:
- a CDS encoding hypothetical protein (HMMPfam hit to CBFD_NFYB_HMF, Histone-like transcription factor (CBF/NF-Y) and archaeal histone, score: 87.5, E(): 3.3e-23) → MPPRRQSQASQRKGKQPAQETQDDSDEETQGGRSGPLTDADIESRAGMLVRLALFQEYKRIPIRRTEVAKQILPDNTRAFPLVFARAQTILRDTFGCELYEIRARGKGDSTEDPSQTQAMTQTQKKGKGKGRQPNRGLDAIDEEEEEEDEEEEDATITQKVKRETGTKVYILQNILPGKIIEAMAEPAPLPHGIEVEGDDDDSGALLQWDKGDGGIIGHVGLLGIRTLILSLVLCHNRIINDDHLHALLRRLNLHRETVLPYASKDTTDPHLTLDKYLELLAKYQYLEKIKNPGPMGQAEGGTVEWKWGSREAEFSSKAAAKFMEEIMLGKEGESDSEEEDEDQPRRRGRGAPRERASRPQKRQKLRDDIIKAAGGVPLKPRHSAHYGQRQHPHQHLHPQQNYNHQHASMSEHGQEEYPPVPLQTGPMIAPHQDLHSFLESFWTRQMDTVEGETPDWKSYNLPLARIKKVMKSDEEVKMISAEAPIMFSKACEIFISELTCRAWLVAESHKRRTLQKSDVAAAIAYSDMFDFLIDIVPRDDGGVGGGGSGGGVGGSGTVTGAGSVVADEGMERDEDDPEGDEGEGEGEGEGEGFDGQEEEGDLYSEYVQGD, encoded by the exons ATGCCTCCCCGCCGACAGTCTCAAGCATCTCAAAGAAAGGGCAAGCAGCCCGCCCAAGAAACTCAAGATGActctgatgaagaaacCCAGGGTGGCAGGTCAGGTCCTCTGACTGATGCG GACATTGAATCTCGAGCGGGCATGTTGGTTAGATTAGCACTGTTCCAGGAGTATAAACGTATTCCCATAAGACGTACTGAAGTCGCCAAACAGA TCCTTCCTGATAATACACGAGCTTTCCCCCTAGTCTTTGCCCGCGCCCAAACCATTCTTCGTGATACTTTCGGTTGTGAGCTTTATGAGATCCGTGCGCGAGGCAAAGGAGACAGTACGGAAGATCCATCTCAGACCCAAGCCATGACCCAGAcccagaagaagggtaagggaaagggaaggcaGCCTAATAGGGGGTTGGATGCGatcgacgaagaagaggaggaagaagatgaagaggaggaagatgcgaCTATTACGCAAAAGGTCAAGAGGG AAACCGGAACCAAAGTATATATCCTTCAGAATATCTTGCCTGGTAAAATCATCGAGGCGATGGCAGAGCCTGCTCCCTTACCTCACGGTATTGAAGTTGAaggcgacgatgacgacTCTGGTGCACTGTTACAATGGGATAAGGGGGATGGAGGGATTATCGGTCATGTTGGCTTGCTAGGTATCAGGACGTTGATCCTATCTCTCGTTCTTTGTCATAACCGAATAATCAATGATG ACCACCTGCACGCTCTTCTTAGACGTCTCAACCTTCACCGAGAAACCGTGCTCCCGTATGCGTCAAAAGACACTACCGACCCTCATCTCACTTTGGACAAGTATCTTGAACTTTTGGCGAAATATCAGTACCTCGAAAAGATCAAGAATCCGGGCCCTATGGGTCAAGCTGAAGGCGGCACCGTTGAATGGAAGTGGGGATCAAGAGAGGCGGAGTTTTCGTCCAAAGCGGCTGCCAAGTTTATGGAAGAGAT TATGCTTGGTAAGGAAGGCGAATCTGacagcgaagaagaagacgaggatcagccgaggaggagaggacgTGGAGCACCGAGGGAGAGAGCGAGCAGACCAcagaagaggcagaagctGCGTGACGACATTATCAAGGCGGCTGGCGGAGTACCCCTCA AACCCCGTCACTCGGCCCATTACGGACAACGGCAACACCCGCACCAACATCTACATCCACAGCAAAACTACAACCACCAACATGCTAGCATGTCCGAACACGGTCAAGAAGAGTACCCACCTGTACCTCTTCAAACGGGGCCTATGATCGCGCCGCATCAGGATTTGCATTCCTTTCTAGAATCATTCTGGACGAGACAGATGGACACCGTCGAAGGCGAAACACCAGATTGGAAGAGTTATAATCTGCCGTTGGCGAGGATCaagaaggtgatgaagagcgatgaagaagtcaag ATGATTTCAGCAGAAG CGCCTATAATGTTTTCCAAAGCCTGTGAAA TATTCATATCCGAACTCACCTGCCGCGCATGGCTAGTTGCCGAATCGCACAAACGCCGTACCCTCCAAAAATCAGATGTAGCTGCCGCCATCGCCTACTCTGACATGTTTGATTTTCTGATTGACATTGTGCCCCGGGACGATGGTGGTGTTGGGGGTGGAGGGAGTGGCGGTGGTGTCGGAGGAAGCGGCACGGTGACGGGCGCAGGAAGTGTGGTAGCTGatgaagggatggaaagggatgaggacgatccggaaggtgatgaaggggaaggggaaggggaaggggaaggagaaggatttgatggtcaggaagaggaaggtgatTTGTATAGCGAGTATGTACAGGGGGATTAG
- a CDS encoding hypothetical protein (Match to EST gb|CF192925.1|CF192925; HMMPfam hit to UQ_con, Ubiquitin-conjugating enzyme, score: 17.7, E(): 1.2e-08) translates to MAKVPRSFRLLSELEHGEKGIGDGSCSYGLKDGDDIAMYEWNGTILGPPHSAFENRIFSLSIYCGDNYPDVPPLVKFESRISLPCVNQQGLVDFSRINSISKWNRNFTLETVLVELRRDMASPANRKSSQPPEGVDFPPLDLRALAQQRGL, encoded by the exons ATGGCCAAGG TCCCTCGTTCTTTCCGACTTCTCTCGGAGCTCGAACATGGTGAAAAGGGTATCGGAGACGGATCATGCTCCTATGGTCTCAAAGATGGCGATGACATTGCCATGTACGAATGGAATGGGACAATCTTGGGTCCTCCTCACTCTGCGTTTGAGAACAGGATTTTTAGCTTGAGCATCTACTGTGGTGACAACTACCCAG ATGTTCCTCCTTTGGTCAAGTTCGAATCTAGGATCAGTCTCCCATGCGTTAACCAACAAGGCTTG GTTGACTTTTCCAGAATCAACTCTATCTCCAAGTGGAACCGAAATTTCACCCTTGAGACTGTTCTCGTCGAGTTGAGACG AGACATGGCCTCTCCTGCTAACCGCAAGTCCTCTCAGCCCCCTGAAGGCGTCGACTTCCCACCTCTTGATCTCCGTGCCCTTGCTCAACAGCGAGGCCTCTAA
- a CDS encoding hypothetical protein (HMMPfam hit to Prp18, Prp18 domain, score: 228.2, E(): 1.5e-65), with translation MDALLAEISAKRKALEVPEGDAGAKKYMRRADIERMREEEERRKKEEERKEKEAKKAQEAKEKTVKAEARHAALARVQAASPSSLRSTPDPTIPSEERFNISPEECIRRLRQKGQPIRLFGESDKDRRLRLRALELLEERGPSGGQGRNDFKKALEEMESGLDKKDVERKARELHRLAEERGKKEGSAASGEGDSKEVDGKEGKDDKKKKGVDMGILDLKLIKTDPNKLYPIIYYALKGVLKEWEEWMDNRPEEIRRSTQGKLAAANQVQSAQSLKPLFRSLRSRDLAPDVLRLLAEIVHHMQSRSYQKANDAYLRLSIGNAAWPIGVTSVGIHERSAREKIGQDNIAHVLNDEVTRKYIQAVKRLLTFSQTIRPPEDASQLMG, from the exons ATGGACGCTCTCCTCGCCGAAATTTCAGCAAAGCGCAAGGCTCTCGAAGTCCCCGAGGGAGATGCTGGTGCGAAGAAATATATGCGACGAGCAGACATCGAGCGAATgcgcgaagaagaggaaagacgaaagaaggaggaggagaggaaggagaaagaggcaaAAAAGGCTCAAGAAGCCAAAGAGAAGACTGTAAAA GCCGAAGCACGTCATGCCGCTTTGGCTAGAGTCCAAGCTGCTTCGCCATCCTCATTAAGGTCCACTCCCGACCCAACCATTCCATCTGAAGAACGTTTCAACATTTCTCCAGAAGAATGTATCCGGAGATTACGACAGAAAGGCCAGCCGATTAGACTATTTGGAGAGTCAGACAAGGATAGGCGTTTGCGTCTACGCGCTTTGGAGCTGTTAGAGGAGCGAGGACCGTCGGGTGGACAGGGAAGAAATGACTTTAAGAAGGCtttggaggaaatggaaagtGGGCTTGATAAGAAAGATGTGGAAAGGAAAGCGAGGGAGCTTCATAGGCTTGCGGAAGAAAGAGGCAAAAAGGAAGGGTCAGCGGCAAGCGGTGAAGGGGATAGTAAAGAAGTCGATGGGAAAGAGGGCAAAgatgacaagaagaagaagggcgtGGATATGGGTATTTTGGATTTGAAATTGATCAAGACAGACCCCAATAAGCTCTATCCAATTATTTACTACGCGCTGAAG GGAGTATtgaaagaatgggaagagTGGATGGACAACCGTCCCGAAGAAATTCGACGTTCTACCCAAGGAAAACTGGCTGCTGCCAACCAGGTCCAATCCGCCCAGTCCCTCAAACCCCTCTTCCGTTCTCTTCGTTCAAGAGATCTTGCCCCCGACGTCCTTCGCCTGTTGGCAGAAATTGTCCACCATATGCAAAGTAGGTCGTATCAGAAGGCAAATGACGCCTATTTAAGGCTATCTATTGGTAATGCCGCGTGGCCTATTGGTGTGACGAGTGTTGGTATTCACGAACGAAGTGCACGAGAGAAGATTGGACAGGATAATATTGCGCACGTATTGAATGACGAGGTAACTCGAAAGTACATCCAGGCGGTTAAAAG GTTATTAACATTCTCACAAACTATCCGACCACCAGAGGATGCTTCTCAGTTGATGGGTTGA
- a CDS encoding hypothetical protein (HMMPfam hit to DUF500, Family of unknown function (DUF500), score: 184.7, E(): 1.9e-52; HMMPfam hit to SH3, SH3 domain, score: 60.5, E(): 4.4e-15), with product MGFNSPIPVRLQEESRKAAKILRSFVDANNNGLDKVIPRTVLERAEGFAIFTVFKAGFLFSARAGSGVVVARLPDGSWSPPSAIGLGGLGFGGQAGAEVTDFLIVLNSRSAVTSFMSAGSLTIGGNLSVAVGPLGRNAEGSGALNSKGKVAAMYSYSKTKGLFGGVSVEGSVILERQDANRLAYGGSPSSKQILSGMFDPPEWADVLIDQLEKSTGLPGGQRWTSRDEAGEGGGMGWSTPEAGKGGGGYVFGEGVGAGGSVGSGRKRAGSLFGKDPDRSNSPSRPGMPRRSSILNPFSSGTSSPRKGSTGPQHTSEAYNAGLTWDSQGPTGVGTGNGTSAGRARSGSLRKDGEVPQPFSYMTAAKLKEDSKGKDLLGEWDSASFNSAKPRSRNNSDGGDRDLLGHWDSNGHGLSAHFDRLSTNDTRSRSNSRSNRPPFDDILEYPKKPSTSTSYAHASGEPDYTPRESISNFAKTDWSSFEDQQRYDSPSKKTRPFSSYISPGRKSSPSKDFPPSDDDAMGRLRSSSAGRPFEDYRHQSDRYGSPSYDFSPRKLSASSPIPEIRLKPGLDTTDDGYARAVAMFDFKPGAAGDLGFKTGDVVIVLDYAGDSSEWWEGRLASEGSAGRKGIFPCTYVEVLALPKDLRGGVSRSDLRRRIARNEFD from the exons ATGGGATTCAATAGTCCGATACCAG TCCGTCTTCAAGAGGAGTCACGCAAAGCTGCCAAGATCT TGAGAAGTTTTGTGGATGCAAACAACAACGGATTAGACAAA GTCATTCCGAGGACAGTTCTGGAGAGAGCAGAAGGTTTCGCCATTTTCACGGTCTTCAAGGCTggtttcctcttctccgcaCGAGCGGGGTCAGGTGTTGTTGTCGCACGTTTACCAGATGGAT CATGGTCGCCGCCTAGTGCTATTGGATTAGGAGGGTTAGGGTTTGGTGGCCAAGCAGGAGCTGA GGTGACCGACTTCTTGATCGTTTTAAAC TCTCGGTCGGCAGTGACCTCTTTCATGTCTGCTGGTTCACTCACTATAGGTGGTAATCTATCC GTCGCTGTGGGACCTCTTGGACGTAATGCCGAAGGATCCGGTGCTCTCAATTCCAAGGGAAAAGTTGCCGCCATGTACTCTTACTCCAAGACTAAAGGTCTCTTTGGTGGTGTTTCCGTCGAAGGTTCCGTCATTCTTGAACGTCAAGACGCCAACCGCCTTGCTTACGGAGGAAGTCCATCGTCAAAGCAAATCCTCTCCGGAATGTTTGACCCTCCAGAATGGGCAGACGTCCTTATCGACCAACTCGAAAAATCCACCGGTCTGCCTGGAGGACAAAGGTGGACAAGCAGGGATGAGGCAGGGGAGGGTGGTGGAATGGGTTGGAGCACACCTGAAGCTGGTAaaggcggtggaggatatgtGTTTGGAGAGGGCGTTGGTGCTGGGGGTAGTGTAGGTTCCGGGCGCAAACGTGCGGGTAGTCTGTTTGGTAAAGATCCTGATCGATCCAATTCGCCATCGCGACCAGGTATGCCCCGGCGGTCGAGCATACTCAATCCATTCTCCAGCGGTACTTCCAGCCCCAGGAAGGGGAGTACAGGGCCGCAACATACGTCAGAAGCGTATAATGCTGGTCTCACTTGGGACTCTCAAGGACCTACTGGAGTTGGTACTGGTAACGGTACAAGTGCTGGAAGGGCGAGGAGTGGCTCGCTCAGGAAAGATGGGGAAGTACCTCAGCCCTTTTCGTATATGACGGCTGCAAAGCTCAAGGAGGATAGTAAAGGCAAGGATCTGCTTGGAGAATGGGACTCTGCGTCTTTCAACTCCGCAAAACCTAGATCGCGTAATAATTCTGATGGCGGAGACCGGGATCTTTTAGGTCATTGGGACAGTAACGGCCACGGACTGTCTGCTCATTTCGACCGCCTTTCTACCAATGACACCCGCTCAAGGAGCAACTCTCGCTCTAACCGTCCACCATTTGACGATATCCTCGAATACCCCAAGAAACCTTCCACATCCACTAGCTACGCCCACGCATCTGGTGAACCTGACTATACACCGCGCGAAAGTATATCCAATTTTGCGAAGACGGATTGGTCATCGTTTGAAGATCAGCAACGATACGATTCACCTTCTAAAAAGACCCggcctttttcttcgtaTATCTCTCCTGGGCGGAAAAGCTCACCGTCAAAGGATTTCCCGCcttctgatgatgatgcaatGGGAAGATTGAGATCGAGCTCGGCCGGTAGGCCTTTCGAGGATTACCGCCACCAGTCGGACCGATACGGTTCGCCTTCTTACGACTTTAGCCCACGTAAACTGtctgcttcctctcccaTACCCGAGATCCGCCTCAAACCTGGGCTCGATACGACCGACGATGGGTACGCCCGTGCTGTCGCCATGTTCGACTTTAAGCCCGGTGCTGCTGGCGATTTGGGCTTCAAAACTGGTGATGTAGTGATTGTGCTAGATTATGCGGGCGACAGTAGTGAGTGGTGGGAGGGCAGGCTAGCAAGTGAAGGTTCAGCAGGGAGAAAAGGCATTTTCCCGTGTACGTACGTGGAGGTTCTGGCTTTACCAAAGGATTTGAGGGGCGGAGTATCTAGGAGTGAtctgaggagaaggattgCTAGGAATGAGTTTGATTAG
- a CDS encoding hypothetical protein (Match to ESTs gb|CF185743.1|CF185743, gb|CF193431.1|CF193431, gb|CF193430.1|CF193430; HMMPfam hit to PGAM, Phosphoglycerate mutase family, score: 26.1, E(): 1e-11) — protein MPAKRMPRVYLVRHGETEWSLNGRHTGVTDIPLTANGEKMVLEMSPRMIGPGKLINPAHLRHILISPRRRAQRTAQLLFGENAPPECNIITDPEVAEWDYGAYEGMLSKDIKKEAPNWSIWDDGCPPGETPGESPAQMSARVDRVIAKVRALHAEAENAAENADEVDYSDVMIFSHGHFSRCFIARWCDLPIKAGYHFAAEAGGLAVLGYQHKSLKEPSLLGLNWYTEDALERR, from the exons ATGCCTGCAAAGCGAATGCCCCGAGTCTACCTCGTCCGCCACG GCGAGACTGAGTGGTCCTTGAACGGCAGACAC ACCGGTGTCACTGACATTCCTCTCACCGCCAACGGTGAGAAAATGGTCCTTGAAATGAGTCCCCGGATGATTGGCCCTGGAA AACTCATCAACCCTGCTCATCTCCGgcacatcctcatctccccaCGCCGACGAGCTCAACGAACCGCCCAACTT CTCTTTGGCGAAAACGCACCCCCCGAGTGCAACATTATCACCGACCCCGAGGTTGCTGAATGGGACTATGGAGCGTACGAGGGAATGCTTTCCAAGGATATCAAAAAGGAAGCGCCCAACTGGAGCATCTGGGACGACGG CTGCCCGCCCGGTGAGACCCCCGGGGAATCCCCCGCACAAATGTCCGCTCGGGTCGACCGTGTCATCGCCAAAGTCCGAGCTCTCCACGCAGAGGCCGAAAATGCGGCTGAGAATGCAGACGAGGTCGACTATTCCGACGTCATGATCTTCTCTCATGGCCACTTTTCTAGGTGTTTCATTGCGAGATGGTGTGACTTGCCCATCAAGGCTGGCTACCATTTTGCTGCCGAAGCTGGAGGT CTTGCTGTTTTGGGTTACCAACACAAGTCCCTCAAGGAGCCTT CTCTTCTCGGTCTCAACTGGTACACCGAGGATGCTCTTGAGCGCCGTTAA